One genomic region from Diabrotica undecimpunctata isolate CICGRU chromosome 9, icDiaUnde3, whole genome shotgun sequence encodes:
- the LOC140450982 gene encoding uncharacterized protein, whose protein sequence is MESWRHLPGVVNPALQTCHHEGALLDLFQSRWCEGSKWLYESHDKWPSSAATSDEEEVNAERRKTLVTSRINVYNSCDWHFSYFSQYTEMVRMVAWIQRFVKNCRKGDQKYKGELTSEEFEAAEKFILTKVQQESFSGVDDKRINHLDPFYEEGGLIRLRSRVCNGEDTQYYRFPVVLQSKHEVTIKLMRHYHLKSCHVGVQSTLSLLREKFWILSGRRSVRSVISKCVLCRRYTGKHLASCLDWDVTTREMSVQHIRWHFNPPTAAWWGGFWERFIGVMKHLMRKTLGRASLDYETLLTLLCECEAIINSRPLTYLWDYPKELVVLTPAMFLRDQVDWRLPACDAIDNASSCRKVRRVQTLREELPKRFRLEQFGQLKLVSANKTHGQIALNEIVLVSNDGSKRLDWPMGQVVELFPGKDGSVRLCKVKSVKG, encoded by the coding sequence ATGGAAAGCTGGCGTCACCTACCAGGAGTGGTCAATCCTGCCCTGCAGACTTGCCATCACGAGGGTGCACTGCTAGACTTGTTTCAGTCAAGATGGTGTGAGGGTTCGAAGTGGTTATATGAAAGCCATGATAAGTGGCCATCTAGTGCGGCTACTTCTGATGAAGAAGAAGTTAATGCCGAGCGTAGGAAGACTTTGGTGACATCTCGTATTAATGTTTATAATTCGTGTGACTGGCATTTTAGCTACTTTTCACAATATACTGAGATGGTACGAATGGTGGCTTGGATTCAAcgttttgtaaaaaattgtcGCAAAGGTGACCAGAAGTACAAAGGTGAGTTGACCTCTGAAGAgtttgaagctgcagagaaattTATTTTGACAAAAGTGCAGCAGGAAAGCTTCTCAGGTGTCGATGATAAAAGGATTAATCACCTTGACCCATTTTATGAAGAAGGGGGTTTGATTAGATTGAGATCTAGAGTTTGTAACGGAGAAGATACTCAGTATTACCGTTTTCCAGTCGTACTGCAATCTAAACATGAGGTAACCATTAAGTTAATGAGGCATTATCACTTAAAGTCTTGTCATGTTGGGGTCCAATCTACTTTAAGTTTGCTCCGAGAAAAGTTTTGGATTCTCTCAGGAAGGCGTAGCGTAAGATCTGTTATCTCCAAATGTGTATTGTGCCGGAGGTACACTGGAAAGCATCTAGCATCATGTCTGGACTGGGACGTTACTACTCGTGAGATGTCTGTGCAACATATTCGTTGGCATTTTAACCCACCTACAGCAGCTTGGTGGGGAGGATTCTGGGAGCGTTTCATTGGTGTTATGAAACATTTAATGAGAAAAACACTAGGTCGTGCCAGTTTGGACTATGAGACTTTGCTAACCTTGTTATGTGAGTGTGAGGCAATAATTAATTCGCGACCATTAACGTATTTATGGGATTATCCTAAAGAGTTAGTTGTCTTGACACCAGCGATGTTTTTGCGGGATCAGGTGGACTGGAGGCTACCAGCTTGTGATGCTATAGACAATGCTTCATCGTGTCGGAAAGTGCGTCGAGTTCAGACTTTGCGAGAGGAACTTCCTAAGCGATTCCGTTTGGAACAGTTTGGACAGTTAAAACTGGTTAGCGCGAATAAAACTCACGGTCAGATCGCTCTTAATGAAATTGTACTTGTCAGCAACGATGGCAGTAAACGTTTAGATTGGCCTATGGGACAAGTTGTTGAACTTTTTCCTGGTAAAGATGGAAGTGTTCGACTGTGCAAAGTTAAGTCAGTTAAGGGATAG